A stretch of Pseudomonas taetrolens DNA encodes these proteins:
- a CDS encoding metalloregulator ArsR/SmtB family transcription factor, with protein sequence MLNPAALFKCLSDETRARATLLIAREGELCVCELVCALDDSQPKISRHLAQLRGCGLLLDRRQGQWVYYRLNPELPEWVRAVLQTTLKANAEWLEANTVRLNAMGDRPLNTTACC encoded by the coding sequence ATGCTAAACCCGGCCGCCCTCTTCAAATGCCTGTCTGACGAAACCCGTGCACGGGCCACTCTGCTCATTGCCCGTGAAGGTGAGCTATGCGTGTGTGAGCTGGTCTGCGCCCTGGACGATAGCCAGCCGAAAATATCCCGCCATCTCGCTCAGCTCCGTGGGTGCGGGTTGCTGCTCGACCGTCGTCAGGGTCAGTGGGTGTACTACCGTCTCAATCCCGAATTGCCGGAATGGGTACGGGCCGTGCTGCAGACAACCCTGAAGGCCAACGCCGAATGGCTGGAAGCCAACACGGTTCGGCTCAACGCAATGGGCGACCGCCCTCTTAACACCACTGCCTGCTGCTGA
- a CDS encoding arsenic transporter, with product MLIAFAIFLFTLILVIWQPKGLGVGWSASLGAVLALIAGVVTLDDIPLVWSIVWNATATFIAVIIISLLLDEAGFFQWAALHVARWAKGDGRRLFIFTVLLGAGVSALFANDGAALILTPIVISILLALRFSPASTLAFVMAAGFIADTASLPLVVSNLVNIVSADYFGLGFSEYASIMVPVNFVAVGATLVVLYGFFRRDIPRHYSLDDLPDPRLAIRDPLTFFVGWLVLILLLVGLFALEPLGVPISAIAAVCAALLLAVAGRGHVISTRRVLREAPWQVVTFSLGMYLVVYGLKNAGLTTYLTLALNHLAAFGIWGATLGTGVIMALLSSAMNNMPAVLLGALSIQASDASGVVREAMIYANVIGSDLGPKITPIGSLATLLWLHVLARKGIRITWGYYLKVGVILTLPILLITLSALALRLSI from the coding sequence ATGCTCATTGCATTCGCCATTTTTTTATTCACCCTGATATTGGTCATCTGGCAGCCCAAAGGCCTCGGTGTCGGCTGGAGTGCCTCGCTGGGCGCGGTGTTGGCACTGATTGCCGGCGTCGTGACCCTGGATGATATTCCGCTGGTGTGGAGCATTGTCTGGAACGCCACCGCCACGTTTATCGCCGTCATTATCATCAGCCTGCTACTCGACGAAGCCGGTTTTTTCCAATGGGCAGCCCTGCATGTGGCACGTTGGGCCAAGGGCGACGGGCGACGCCTGTTCATTTTCACCGTGCTGCTGGGTGCGGGTGTCAGCGCACTGTTCGCCAATGACGGCGCGGCTCTGATCCTGACCCCCATCGTTATTTCGATATTACTCGCGTTACGCTTTTCTCCCGCCTCCACCTTGGCATTTGTCATGGCGGCCGGGTTTATTGCCGACACTGCCAGCCTGCCGCTGGTGGTATCGAACCTCGTCAACATCGTGTCGGCCGACTACTTTGGCCTGGGGTTCAGCGAGTACGCATCGATCATGGTGCCGGTCAACTTCGTTGCCGTGGGCGCCACACTGGTCGTGCTGTACGGGTTTTTCCGCCGTGATATCCCCCGGCACTATTCGCTGGACGACCTGCCGGATCCACGACTCGCCATACGCGATCCCCTGACCTTTTTCGTCGGCTGGCTTGTATTGATCCTGTTGCTGGTCGGGCTGTTCGCACTGGAGCCATTGGGCGTTCCGATCAGCGCCATTGCGGCGGTCTGCGCTGCCCTGTTGCTCGCTGTGGCAGGGCGCGGCCATGTCATTTCAACCCGCCGTGTACTGCGCGAGGCACCCTGGCAAGTTGTGACCTTCTCGCTGGGCATGTACCTGGTGGTCTACGGGCTGAAAAATGCCGGCCTCACCACCTATCTGACGCTGGCCCTGAACCATCTGGCCGCCTTCGGTATCTGGGGCGCCACGCTGGGGACCGGCGTGATCATGGCCTTGCTCTCATCGGCCATGAACAACATGCCCGCGGTATTGCTGGGGGCACTGTCGATTCAAGCGAGTGATGCCAGCGGCGTGGTGCGTGAAGCCATGATCTACGCCAATGTCATTGGCTCTGATCTCGGCCCCAAAATCACCCCGATCGGTAGCCTGGCAACGCTGCTGTGGCTGCATGTTCTGGCGCGCAAGGGTATCCGCATTACCTGGGGTTACTACCTCAAGGTCGGCGTGATCCTGACCTTGCCGATTCTGCTCATCACCTTGTCTGCCCTGGCTTTGCGCCTGAGCATTTAA
- a CDS encoding arsenate reductase ArsC — MRVLFMCTANSCRSILSEAMFNHLAPEGFQAVSSGSFPKGQVLPRSLTTLQEASIGIEGLSSKGNDAFQDCPPDIVITVCGKAAGEACPVYFGPALKAHWGLEDPSEVQGDEAAVSAAFHSTLSRIETRCRAFFALPFAQLDRAALQRELDRISTL; from the coding sequence ATGCGCGTTCTGTTTATGTGTACCGCCAATAGCTGCCGCAGCATTTTGTCCGAAGCGATGTTCAATCATCTCGCGCCAGAAGGCTTCCAGGCCGTCAGTTCCGGCAGTTTTCCCAAAGGCCAGGTGCTGCCACGCAGCCTGACCACGTTGCAAGAGGCCAGCATCGGCATCGAAGGGCTGAGCAGCAAAGGCAACGATGCTTTTCAGGACTGCCCGCCGGATATTGTAATTACCGTCTGCGGCAAGGCCGCCGGCGAAGCGTGCCCTGTGTACTTCGGCCCGGCACTCAAAGCCCACTGGGGGCTGGAAGATCCGTCTGAGGTGCAGGGCGACGAGGCCGCAGTCTCGGCGGCCTTTCACTCAACCCTGTCGCGTATCGAAACACGCTGCCGGGCATTCTTCGCCCTGCCCTTTGCCCAACTGGATCGCGCCGCCTTACAGCGGGAACTCGACCGCATCAGCACCTTGTAA
- the arsH gene encoding arsenical resistance protein ArsH, with translation MLPNLDTSLIHPETRDGDGPHKPRILLLYGSTRERSFSRLLTEEAARLLDHLGAETRIFNPSGLPLPDDAPTDHPKVQELLELMQWSEGQVWCSPERHGSMSAVFKAQIDWVPLALGAIRPTQGKTLAVMQVSGGSQSFNVVNQLRVLGRWMRMFTIPNQSSVPKAYLEFDEENRMKPSALYDRVVDVMEELVKFTLLLRDRPDLVDRYSERKESAEELTRRVNQRSI, from the coding sequence ATGCTGCCCAATCTCGACACCTCATTGATTCACCCCGAAACCCGTGACGGCGACGGCCCGCACAAACCGCGAATCCTGCTGCTGTACGGCTCGACTCGCGAGCGCTCGTTCAGCCGCCTGCTGACCGAAGAAGCCGCCCGCTTGCTCGACCACCTGGGTGCCGAAACACGGATCTTCAACCCCTCGGGCCTGCCGCTGCCGGATGACGCCCCCACCGACCACCCGAAAGTCCAGGAGCTGCTCGAACTGATGCAGTGGTCTGAGGGGCAGGTCTGGTGTTCACCGGAGCGCCATGGCTCCATGTCTGCCGTGTTCAAGGCGCAAATAGACTGGGTGCCGCTGGCGTTAGGCGCGATACGCCCGACCCAGGGAAAAACACTCGCGGTGATGCAGGTCAGCGGCGGCTCCCAGTCCTTTAACGTGGTGAACCAACTGCGCGTGCTGGGCCGCTGGATGCGGATGTTCACGATCCCCAATCAGTCTTCCGTGCCGAAGGCCTATCTGGAATTTGACGAAGAGAACCGCATGAAACCCTCCGCACTGTACGACCGGGTGGTGGATGTCATGGAAGAACTGGTGAAGTTCACCCTGTTGCTGCGGGATCGACCGGATCTGGTTGACCGGTATTCGGAGCGCAAGGAGTCAGCGGAAGAACTGACCCGGCGGGTCAATCAGCGTTCCATTTGA
- a CDS encoding LysE family translocator yields the protein MESLLPFLLFAFVASITPGPTNILVLSHSSRRGLSATLPIIFSACLAAALIVFAVGLGMGETLLRFARVQQVMAWVGVLWLSWLAWQIFQSASPSLEPAASRGEGLGVFGAATLQLVNPKVWMMAVAVASVFVGGGDKTVRLAMLSLVFLLVSLPCMTLWALLGVGSARAFGSPRAFRHMNRALAVLLLTSAWLTMLV from the coding sequence GTGGAGTCGTTGCTGCCTTTTCTGTTGTTTGCATTCGTCGCCTCGATTACCCCGGGGCCGACCAATATTCTGGTGTTGAGCCACAGTTCGCGGCGCGGACTGAGTGCCACCTTGCCGATCATTTTTTCAGCATGCCTGGCGGCGGCGCTGATAGTGTTTGCCGTAGGGCTCGGCATGGGCGAGACACTGCTGCGCTTTGCGCGGGTGCAGCAGGTGATGGCCTGGGTCGGGGTGCTTTGGTTGAGTTGGCTGGCCTGGCAGATATTTCAAAGCGCGTCGCCATCCCTGGAGCCGGCCGCCTCGCGTGGCGAGGGACTTGGCGTGTTCGGTGCCGCCACCCTGCAATTGGTCAACCCCAAGGTCTGGATGATGGCGGTGGCGGTGGCGAGCGTGTTTGTCGGGGGCGGCGACAAGACCGTGCGGCTGGCGATGTTGTCGTTGGTGTTTCTACTGGTTTCGTTGCCGTGCATGACGCTCTGGGCATTACTCGGCGTGGGCAGTGCCCGGGCTTTTGGTTCGCCACGGGCATTCAGGCACATGAACCGTGCATTGGCCGTTCTGCTGCTGACGTCGGCCTGGCTGACCATGCTGGTATAG
- a CDS encoding AraC family transcriptional regulator, whose amino-acid sequence MDKRNWIELSQDADTGIESIRAHFQGHAYDPHWHDSFLVGVTEQGVQQFNCRRVRHLSTPGKVFMLEPGEIHDGHAPTDEGFTYSMLYLDPRWLEREVFALFEDAPANSQPGFADTLSQDPGLATAIYQAFQVLHEGDLRIVRQSALDALLGSLTCHLDWRKRQGVDPRLPLVAQVARDYLHAHAYEDIGLDDVAQACGVDRFRLTRAFKAAFGLAPHAYLIQLRLAKARQLLARGGSPAQVASALGFADQSHMGRWFRRAYQLTPADYRKRCSNLPD is encoded by the coding sequence ATGGATAAGCGCAACTGGATCGAGCTTTCCCAGGATGCCGATACCGGGATTGAGTCGATTCGTGCTCATTTTCAGGGGCATGCCTACGATCCGCACTGGCATGACAGCTTTCTGGTGGGGGTGACCGAGCAGGGGGTGCAGCAGTTCAATTGCCGACGGGTTCGTCACCTCAGTACTCCGGGCAAGGTATTCATGCTGGAGCCGGGGGAGATCCATGACGGACATGCGCCGACTGACGAGGGGTTCACTTACTCCATGCTTTATCTCGATCCGCGCTGGCTGGAGCGGGAGGTGTTCGCGTTGTTTGAAGACGCTCCGGCCAACAGTCAGCCTGGCTTTGCCGACACCCTGAGCCAGGACCCGGGCCTGGCCACTGCCATTTATCAAGCCTTCCAGGTGCTCCATGAAGGTGACTTGCGCATCGTGCGCCAGAGCGCGCTCGATGCCTTGCTGGGTTCGCTGACGTGTCACCTTGACTGGCGCAAACGCCAGGGCGTTGATCCGCGCCTGCCGTTGGTGGCTCAGGTTGCGCGTGACTATCTGCATGCTCATGCCTACGAGGACATCGGGCTGGATGATGTGGCCCAAGCCTGTGGTGTTGATCGCTTTCGCTTGACCCGGGCCTTCAAGGCCGCCTTTGGCTTGGCGCCTCACGCGTATCTGATCCAGCTGCGCCTGGCCAAGGCCCGGCAGTTGCTGGCGCGGGGTGGTTCACCCGCGCAGGTGGCCAGTGCGCTCGGTTTTGCTGATCAAAGCCATATGGGGCGCTGGTTCCGTCGTGCTTATCAGCTTACTCCAGCGGATTACCGCAAGCGCTGCTCAAACCTTCCAGACTGA